A region of Salmo salar chromosome ssa17, Ssal_v3.1, whole genome shotgun sequence DNA encodes the following proteins:
- the LOC106575622 gene encoding FUN14 domain-containing protein 1 isoform X1, with protein MADRKEDDILSEKDEPESEDETYEVVDLTEYARRHQWWSMVFGNNSGPLAEKYSVTTQIVMGGVTGWCAGYLFQRVGKIAATAIGGGFLLLQIANHSGYVQVDWKKVEKDVNKAKKHLKKRTKQAAPEINSFFEEVKATEFVKKNIVLSSGFVGGFLLGLAS; from the exons ATGGCGGATCGCAAAGAAG ATGACATCTTATCAGAAAAGGATGAGCCGGAGAGCGAGGATGAGACCTATGAGGTGGTGGACCTGACAGAGTACGCCCGGAGGCACCAATGGTGGAGCATGGTGTTTGGGAATAACTCTGGTCCCCTCGCAGAGAAATACTCTGTGACCACGCAGATCGTGATGGGAGGGGTCACTGGCTG GTGTGCAGGATACTTGTTCCAGAGAGTAGGGAAGATAGCTGCTACTGCCATAGGTGGAGGGTTCCTGTTGTTACAG ATAGCGAATCACAGTGGCTACGTGCAGGTGGACTGGAAGAAAGTGGAGAAGGATGTGAACAAAGCAAAGAAACACCTGAAGAAGAGAACCAAGCAAGCAGCCCCTGAAATTAACTCCTTCTTCGAGGAGGTAAAG GCCACAGAGTTTGTCAAGAAGAACATTGTCCTGTCCAGCGGGTTTGTGGGTGGATTCCTCCTGGGCTTGGCCTCCTAA
- the LOC106575622 gene encoding FUN14 domain-containing protein 1 isoform X2, with amino-acid sequence MADRKEDDILSEKDEPESEDETYEVVDLTEYARRHQWWSMVFGNNSGPLAEKYSVTTQIVMGGVTGWCAGYLFQRVGKIAATAIGGGFLLLQIANHSGYVQVDWKKVEKDVNKAKKHLKKRTKQAAPEINSFFEEATEFVKKNIVLSSGFVGGFLLGLAS; translated from the exons ATGGCGGATCGCAAAGAAG ATGACATCTTATCAGAAAAGGATGAGCCGGAGAGCGAGGATGAGACCTATGAGGTGGTGGACCTGACAGAGTACGCCCGGAGGCACCAATGGTGGAGCATGGTGTTTGGGAATAACTCTGGTCCCCTCGCAGAGAAATACTCTGTGACCACGCAGATCGTGATGGGAGGGGTCACTGGCTG GTGTGCAGGATACTTGTTCCAGAGAGTAGGGAAGATAGCTGCTACTGCCATAGGTGGAGGGTTCCTGTTGTTACAG ATAGCGAATCACAGTGGCTACGTGCAGGTGGACTGGAAGAAAGTGGAGAAGGATGTGAACAAAGCAAAGAAACACCTGAAGAAGAGAACCAAGCAAGCAGCCCCTGAAATTAACTCCTTCTTCGAGGAG GCCACAGAGTTTGTCAAGAAGAACATTGTCCTGTCCAGCGGGTTTGTGGGTGGATTCCTCCTGGGCTTGGCCTCCTAA